In Ruminiclostridium josui JCM 17888, the genomic window CCGGCCACTCAATTTCATGCTTTAATATTTTATCCATATAGTCACATAGTTTATCTACTAAAAAATTTCCACGTTGAATATCTAACATTTTCATTGAATCAATAGCTAATTCTGTAGTAGGAAATTTCTGCTTTATTTTTGAGTTCCGGGAATGAAACCTCCCATACCCACCGTCATCAAGTTGGTTTGCTTTTAACAACTCAACCCATTTGCTATTATAGAACTCGTCAAAGAGTTTCAAGTCAATCTCTTGCTTTTGTATTCTTTTTATTCTGTATCTAACGGCAGCACAAGGGGATAGCTCTTGTATTCTATCAAGTATATTAAATACGTTCATACCATATTTCCTTTCCTTAGTTTTATTACCTCTAGATATTCTCTAAAAATCCTTTTTACGACACATAAAAGGCAAGCTGGCACATCAAATACAACAAAGTCAATTGCTTGACTTATGAAGTTATATTGATTAACCAGCTTTTTGATATTACATAGAATATTTTTTAGTATGATATATGAAGAATGGTGAATGTCACACCCTTTTCTGTTTTTACTTTTTCTAAGTCATTCACAAAATAATAAACATGATATCTCCACTTCTCTGGATTATAAGTAATGATATACTCTGCATCAATTTTCGGAATCTTGTCTCTTATTTTCTTTTTAAAGTTTTTCAAACTTTCTTTCGGCTCTATATCTCCTATAACTTCAAATATAAAGCTTGTGTCTTTCACTTTTTCCGTTGTCTCATCAACTAACGGAACTCCGATATTTACATTCTGCCATCCAAATGAGTCTAAAATATTGTCATAAAATCCTTCAAATAAGAATTTATTTAATCCTTCACAATCTTTCCAAAAATATAACGGAGAATAACTGTTTTGAATACAATTATTTACTCCCTTTTCTGTTATTAAATAAAATTTGAACTTTAAACCATCGAATCCATCTGTTTTATGACCGTTGTCCTTGACTCTTTTTTTA contains:
- a CDS encoding DUF4865 family protein, coding for MISSQYKITLPGNYDMNIIKKRVKDNGHKTDGFDGLKFKFYLITEKGVNNCIQNSYSPLYFWKDCEGLNKFLFEGFYDNILDSFGWQNVNIGVPLVDETTEKVKDTSFIFEVIGDIEPKESLKNFKKKIRDKIPKIDAEYIITYNPEKWRYHVYYFVNDLEKVKTEKGVTFTILHISY